A single region of the Lycium barbarum isolate Lr01 chromosome 2, ASM1917538v2, whole genome shotgun sequence genome encodes:
- the LOC132628433 gene encoding GDSL esterase/lipase At1g29660-like, producing the protein MGYVLSNESWVLKEVYDASQPGPSTKLKKSDPSVVSAECYADLLSKLSSMDAKIESIKDLIASTLFQVDKIRDTTKETGTDVSKLRVKLDDVIKEAVKLSAKLQASVGAMPERLTTPLTEMKDAILYDYLPYGVDFADGPTGRYTNGRNMADLLAEHLGFDHYIPPFASATGDELLQGVNYASGYAGIRNETGSHVGDRIYLGKQLQNHKVTISRIADLLGNAPSAKKYLNKCLFIVGIGNNDYINNFLLPDIYPTSHLYRPSQYAKILIEQYSHQLKV; encoded by the exons ATGGGGTATGTCTTGAGCAATGAATCTTGGGTACTAAAGGAGGTCTATGATGCATCTCAACCTGGTCCCTCCACCAAATTGAAAAAATCAGATCCTTCTGTCGTCTCTGCTGAATGTTATGCAGACCTTCTCTCCAAACTTTCCTCTATGGATGCGAAGATTGAGTCCATCAAAGACTTAATTGCATCCACTTTGTTTCAAGTCGATAAAATTCGTGATACGACAAAGGAAACGGGTACTGATGTCTCTAAGCTGCGGGTTAAACTGGATGATGTGATAAAGGAAGCTGTCAAATTGTCCGCCAAGCTTCAAGCCAGTGTTGGCGCCATGCCTGAACGTCTCACTACTCCGTTGACTGAAATGAAGGATGCTATT CTATA TGATTATCTACCTTATGGAGTTGACTTCGCTGATGGTCCTACTGGTCGATACACCAATGGCCGGAATATGGCTGACTTACTAG CCGAACACCTTGGTTTTGATCACTACATTCCACCTTTTGCAAGTGCAACTGGTGATGAGTTATTGCAAGGGGTGAATTATGCATCTGGTTATGCTGGAATTCGCAACGAAACAGGAAGTCATGTT GGCGATCGGATTTACTTGGGCAAGCAATTGCAAAATCATAAAGTCACAATTTCTCGTATTGCTGATCTACTGGGGAATGCACCCTCAGCCAAAAAGTACTTGAATAAGTGCCTTTTCATTGTGGGAATAGGTAACAATGACTACATCAATAATTTTCTCTTGCCAGATATATACCCAACAAGTCATTTGTACAGACCAAGTCAGTACGCAAAAATCTTGATAGAACAGTACTCCCATCAATTAAAGGTTTGA